One window from the genome of Schistocerca piceifrons isolate TAMUIC-IGC-003096 chromosome 1, iqSchPice1.1, whole genome shotgun sequence encodes:
- the LOC124794466 gene encoding uncharacterized protein LOC124794466 translates to MPRSSKVFKKVRKCQASRCSKDNLKTSPIITNGNDTSTKKASASRRKIDSCQSLDDCGSDTQATSGFRLIDLKILSDIISSACVCADCGAKSLRLYDEENRIGIVCMLHLTCESCHSDTAFRTSASSNRIYEANMRLIYGMRCLGIGREGTRLFCGIMNMPQPSARYTTGNKTLLSALQEEVEENLKSSAKEAVKMNSELKTEADNTPDTDLCVSCDGTWMKRGHTSLYGVSSVISVDTGKILDVQVMSKYCYSCVLGKRAGEVEENKWQVEHKKVCCRNYSGSSGGMEPAAMKLMFHRSVEKYGVRYTKYLGDGDSSSFKTVLESEPYGPHCAIEKLECVGHVQKRMGGRLLKLKRELKGRKLEDGKLLGGPNRLTDKEIHSLQVYYGKAIRDNSGNLNNMQKAVWSIYFHKLSTDDKPVHNLCDISWCKFKQAERDGMNYSHKHSLPVAVLSAIKPTFRCLAEPDLLRKCVHGKTQNPNESYNSLIWKRCPKTTFVSTIIVEIAAYDACLVFNNGNLGRIKTLQRLGFHPGAFTYSILKDIDDKRVAAADITANKIEQQVNQRRQAKKRLLADEEEYAYGLH, encoded by the coding sequence ATGCCGCGTTCTAGTAAGGTGTTTAAAAAGGTTAGAAAGTGTCAAGCTTCTCGATGTAGTAAAGACAACTTGAAAACCAGCCCCATAATAACAAATGGAAACGATACTTCAACCAAGAAAGCGAGTGCTTCGAGAAGGAAAATTGACAGCTGTCAATCACTTGATGATTGTGGCTCAGACACTCAAGCTACTAGTGGTTTTAGGCTTATTGATTTGAAAATACTATCTGATATTATATCATCTGCTTGTGTATGTGCTGACTGTGGTGCAAAAAGTTTGAGATTATATGACGAAGAAAACAGAATTGGAATAGTGTGTATGTTGCATCTTACTTGTGAAAGCTGTCATTCAGACACTGCTTTTAGAACTTCGGCATCAAGTAACCGGATATATGAAGCAAATATGCGTTTAATATATGGCATGAGATGTTTGGGCATAGGCAGGGAAGGTACCAGACTGTTTTGTGGGATCATGAACATGCCACAACCAAGTGCTAGGTACACCACTGGAAATAAAACACTGCTAAGTGCTCTTCAAGAGGAAGTGGAAGAAAACTTGAAGTCCTCTGCAAAGGAAGCTGTGAAGATGAATAGTGAACTAAAGACAGAAGCAGATAACACGCCAGACACCGATTTGTGTGTGTCATGTGATGGAACGTGGATGAAGCGTGGACATACATCACTGTATGGAGTATCATCTGTCATTAGTGTTGATACTGGAAAAATTCTTGACGTTCAGGTAATGAGCAAATATTGCTATAGCTGTGTACTCGGAAAGAGAGCtggtgaagtggaagaaaataagtggcAGGTTGAACACAAGAAAGTGTGCTGTAGAAATTATTCTGGTTCTAGTGGTGGAATGGAACCTGCAGCTATGAAACTTATGTTCCATCGAAGTGTGGAAAAGTACGGTGTTAGATACacaaaataccttggtgatggtgactcCAGCTCCTTCAAAACTGTTTTGGAAAGTGAACCTTATGGTCCCCATTGTgctatagaaaagttggaatgtgttggacatgtgcaaaaacgaatgggaggcagacttttaaaattgaaacgTGAATTGAAGGGCAGgaaacttgaggatggaaaactttTAGGTGGTCCCAACAGActcacagacaaagaaattcaTTCTTTACAAGTGTACTATGGCAAGGCAATAAGGGACAACAGTGGAAATTTGAATAACATGCAGAAGGCTGTGTGgtctatttattttcataaactatCCACAGATGACAAACCTGTACataatttgtgtgacatatcgtggTGCAAATTCAAGCAGGCTGAGCGTGATGGCATGAActattcacacaagcacagtttACCTGTGGCTGTTTTAAGTGCTATAAAACCAACATTTAGGTGTTTAGCAGAGCCAGACCTCCTACGAAAGTGTgtgcatggaaagacacaaaaccctaatgaaagttacaactcACTGATTTGGAAACGTTGCCcaaaaacaacatttgtttcaacaattattgttgaaattgctgcatatgatgcttgtttagtttttaacaaTGGTAATCTTGGAAGAATAAAAACTCTACAGAGGCTAGGATTTCATCCAGGAGCTTTCACCTATTCAATATTGAAGGACATCGATGACAAAAGAGTTGCTGCGGCTGATATTACAGCCAATAAAATTGAACAGCAGGTTAACCAAAGAAGACAAGCAAAGAAGAGACTGCTTGCAGATGAAGAGGAGTATGCATATGGCTTGCACTAG